From a region of the Bradyrhizobium diazoefficiens genome:
- a CDS encoding patatin-like phospholipase family protein: protein MLERLKGWGANGSNGEKVGLGSIRRPVIGLALGGGAARGFAHIGIIKTLLANGIQPDVVVGTSIGAVVGGLYAAGQLDTLEEWGRSLQGMRNILGYLDIRLNGSGLIGGEKLATRLEHACGQTLIEDLPVKFAAVATEVRTGHEIWLTRGRVVDAMRASYALPGIFSPILIGDRWLVDGALVNPVPVSAARALGAEIVIAANLSSDIFTYSTTVYSHGAVPEPVATAAEETPSKRRFPRFFSPEKTVKREFFAGGRPGLSSVMVDAFNIMQDRITRARLAGDPPDMLITPRVGHFGWFDFHRAEDLIALGTRAAERALDSIQEAIHVLAPSPEGAAPKVNE, encoded by the coding sequence GTGCTGGAAAGATTGAAAGGTTGGGGCGCGAACGGCTCGAATGGCGAGAAGGTGGGTCTCGGCAGCATCCGCCGGCCGGTGATTGGCCTTGCCCTTGGCGGCGGCGCGGCGCGCGGCTTTGCCCATATCGGCATCATCAAGACCCTGCTCGCCAATGGCATCCAGCCTGACGTCGTGGTCGGCACGTCGATCGGCGCGGTGGTCGGCGGCCTCTATGCGGCCGGCCAGCTCGACACGCTGGAGGAATGGGGCCGCAGCCTGCAGGGCATGCGCAACATTCTCGGCTATCTCGACATCCGCCTCAACGGCTCCGGCCTGATTGGCGGTGAGAAGCTGGCAACCCGGCTCGAGCACGCCTGCGGCCAGACCCTGATCGAGGATCTCCCGGTCAAATTCGCCGCCGTCGCAACCGAGGTCCGCACCGGCCACGAGATCTGGCTGACGCGTGGCCGCGTGGTCGATGCGATGCGCGCCTCCTATGCGCTGCCTGGCATCTTCTCTCCCATTCTGATCGGTGATCGCTGGCTGGTCGACGGCGCGCTGGTGAACCCGGTACCGGTCTCGGCGGCGCGGGCGCTCGGCGCCGAAATCGTCATCGCTGCAAACCTTTCCAGCGACATCTTCACCTATTCGACCACGGTGTATTCGCACGGCGCGGTGCCTGAACCGGTCGCGACCGCGGCCGAAGAGACGCCGTCAAAACGGCGCTTCCCGCGATTCTTCTCGCCCGAGAAGACGGTGAAGCGCGAGTTCTTCGCCGGCGGCCGGCCCGGCCTCTCTTCGGTGATGGTCGATGCCTTCAACATCATGCAGGACCGCATCACGCGCGCCCGTCTCGCCGGTGATCCGCCAGACATGCTGATCACGCCGCGGGTCGGCCATTTCGGCTGGTTCGACTTCCATCGTGCCGAAGACCTCATTGCACTCGGCACCCGCGCCGCCGAGCGTGCGTTGGACTCGATCCAGGAAGCGATCCACGTGCTGGCACCGTCGCCCGAGGGCGCCGCGCCCAAAGTCAACGAATAA
- a CDS encoding CBS domain-containing protein, protein MTVRSILDTKGHQIMSVEPDAKLAAAVKLLGEKKIGAVLVMNQSRLEGILSERDIVRALGERGAAVLEEPVSEVMTRKVVTCKETDTVAELMETMTTGKFRHLPVIDNGKVVGLISIGDIVKRRVQEYESEQEALRDYIKTA, encoded by the coding sequence ATGACGGTACGTTCCATTCTCGACACCAAGGGCCACCAGATCATGAGCGTCGAACCGGACGCGAAACTGGCTGCCGCGGTCAAACTGCTCGGTGAGAAAAAGATCGGCGCGGTGCTGGTGATGAACCAGAGCCGGCTCGAAGGCATCCTGTCGGAGCGCGACATCGTCCGCGCGCTCGGCGAGCGTGGCGCCGCCGTGCTGGAGGAGCCGGTCTCGGAGGTCATGACCCGCAAGGTGGTGACGTGCAAGGAGACCGACACGGTCGCCGAGCTCATGGAAACGATGACAACGGGCAAGTTCCGCCATCTGCCCGTGATCGACAACGGCAAGGTGGTCGGCCTTATCTCGATCGGCGACATCGTCAAGCGCCGGGTCCAGGAATACGAGTCCGAGCAGGAAGCCCTGCGCGACTACATCAAGACGGCCTGA
- a CDS encoding rhomboid family intramembrane serine protease, protein MDSPQDSPSQGSQPQIPQLEVPAVIEKAPREPVLTLPVALTAYIVLLAVIHLRVLLPPEIENWTIDVFGFIPKRYDSSLLNLQIPGGAGAKVWTFVTYSLLHANLTHLGFNVLWLLPFGSALARRFGAVRFFLFLAVTAAGGALAHLVTHEHAVAPMIGASASVSGAMAAAIRFAFVRGSFLSFNRSDADTAAKVPALPLSRALRDGRVVGFLAVWFGVNIIFGVGAIGIDSETTSVAWQAHIGGFFTGLLLFTLFDPVPRARNDAADASSQDVSDRI, encoded by the coding sequence TTGGATTCCCCGCAAGATTCTCCGTCGCAAGGGTCTCAGCCGCAAATTCCTCAGCTTGAGGTACCGGCGGTCATCGAGAAGGCCCCGCGCGAGCCGGTCCTGACCCTGCCCGTGGCGCTGACCGCCTATATCGTCCTCCTGGCCGTGATCCATCTGCGGGTGCTGCTGCCGCCCGAGATCGAGAACTGGACCATCGACGTGTTCGGCTTCATCCCGAAGCGCTACGATTCCTCCCTGCTCAATCTGCAGATCCCCGGCGGCGCCGGGGCGAAGGTCTGGACCTTCGTCACCTATTCGCTGCTGCACGCCAATCTGACCCATCTCGGCTTCAACGTGCTCTGGCTTCTGCCGTTCGGCAGCGCGCTGGCGCGGCGCTTTGGCGCGGTCAGGTTCTTCCTGTTTCTCGCGGTGACGGCGGCGGGCGGCGCGCTCGCCCATCTCGTCACCCATGAGCATGCGGTGGCGCCGATGATCGGCGCCTCGGCCTCGGTGTCCGGCGCAATGGCGGCGGCGATCCGCTTTGCGTTCGTTCGTGGCAGCTTCCTGTCCTTCAATCGTTCGGACGCCGATACCGCCGCAAAGGTTCCGGCGCTGCCGCTGTCGCGCGCGCTGCGCGACGGGCGGGTGGTCGGCTTCCTCGCAGTGTGGTTCGGCGTCAACATCATCTTCGGCGTGGGTGCGATCGGCATCGATTCCGAAACCACGAGCGTCGCCTGGCAGGCGCATATCGGCGGCTTCTTCACCGGCCTGTTGCTGTTCACCCTGTTCGATCCCGTGCCGCGCGCGCGAAACGATGCTGCGGATGCGTCATCACAGGACGTTTCAGACCGTATTTGA
- a CDS encoding PAS domain-containing protein, producing the protein MKHPSSRAFFAYWDKKRGAARAPDRADIDPAAVRGLLGDIFVLSCEPNLGFPFRVAGTRVCALAGCDLKDRSFAALFTAASRSEIEEIATIVADEALGAIAGVTAARADGSKAYLELLLLPFNARPHTPVSVTGVLAPFDDECGALSAFTLTSWRYLHQPEKLLPRAIRKLQIARGLMVYEGLR; encoded by the coding sequence ATGAAACATCCGTCGAGCCGAGCGTTCTTCGCATATTGGGACAAGAAGCGCGGCGCTGCGCGCGCCCCTGACAGGGCCGACATCGACCCGGCCGCAGTCCGCGGCCTGCTCGGCGACATCTTCGTGCTCTCCTGCGAGCCGAACCTCGGCTTCCCGTTCCGCGTCGCCGGCACGCGCGTCTGCGCGCTTGCGGGGTGCGACCTCAAGGACCGGAGTTTCGCGGCGCTGTTCACGGCAGCGAGCCGCAGCGAGATCGAGGAGATCGCGACCATCGTCGCCGACGAAGCGCTCGGCGCGATCGCCGGCGTCACGGCCGCGCGCGCAGACGGCAGCAAGGCATATCTCGAGCTGTTGCTGCTGCCCTTCAATGCCCGCCCGCACACGCCGGTGAGCGTGACGGGCGTGCTCGCGCCATTCGACGACGAATGCGGCGCGCTGTCAGCCTTCACCCTCACCTCCTGGCGCTATCTGCACCAACCGGAGAAACTCTTGCCGCGCGCGATCCGCAAATTGCAGATCGCACGTGGGCTGATGGTGTATGAAGGGCTGAGATAG
- a CDS encoding GNAT family N-acetyltransferase, whose amino-acid sequence MSKPRWRPAHASDLPAVGAIAARIHPDLPESLEVLAEKMRLYPEGCRVLVADGAIAGYGLAHPWKLHRIPPLDGFLERLPEDADCLYVHDVAVLPDFRGGVLRTYVADIIEELARASHIATLALVSVYATRPLWERLGFRPVTADAELRAKLASYGEGATYMLRDLAAALRAGI is encoded by the coding sequence ATGAGCAAGCCGCGTTGGCGCCCCGCGCACGCATCCGACCTGCCCGCGGTCGGCGCCATCGCGGCGCGGATTCATCCTGATCTTCCTGAAAGCCTCGAGGTGTTGGCCGAGAAGATGCGGCTCTATCCCGAGGGATGCCGCGTGCTTGTCGCCGACGGTGCGATCGCCGGCTACGGCCTCGCGCATCCCTGGAAGCTGCACCGGATTCCGCCGCTCGACGGCTTCCTGGAACGGCTGCCTGAGGATGCGGATTGCCTCTACGTCCACGACGTCGCCGTCTTGCCCGATTTTCGCGGCGGCGTTCTGCGCACTTATGTTGCTGATATCATCGAGGAGCTGGCGCGCGCTTCACACATCGCGACGCTGGCGCTGGTCTCGGTCTACGCCACGCGGCCGCTGTGGGAGCGTCTCGGCTTTCGGCCCGTCACGGCGGACGCGGAGCTGCGCGCAAAGCTTGCATCTTACGGCGAAGGCGCGACCTACATGCTGCGCGATCTCGCCGCGGCGCTCCGCGCCGGCATCTAG
- a CDS encoding DEAD/DEAH box helicase: protein MSFPALTPPLARALAERNYDSPTPVQLAVLAHEAAGRDLLVSAQTGSGKTLAYGLAMAKELLGDAEQFAPAAAPLALIVAPTRELAMQVQRELAWLYGHTGGRVVSCVGGMDPRREQRELAAGAHIVVGTPGRLCDHLRRGRLDISELTTVVLDEADEMLNLGFREDMEFILETTPDTRRTLMFSATFPRGIVALARQYQRNAFRIEVAGDEGGHADIEYRAIRIVPADVEHAVVNVLRFYEAPSALVFCSTRNNVRHLQAALLERGFSVVALSGELTQNERTLALQSLRDGRARVCVATDVAARGIDLPSLDLVIHADLPNDAEVMQHRSGRTGRAGRKGTSVLLVPPARRRRAELLLNLAGVDPVWGTAPQADEIRKLDHERMKDVLFTEETTADDLVLAQALLAERSAEDIAAALARLYRARLPSPEDIIDPGERSGKPRDDRGRDKFQGEGGDDRAARPRSKSGKASSKHGMEASVWFRAAIGRRKNAEARWLLPMICRRGGIDKRDIGAIRIMDTTTEFEISERVADSFAVKIKRPDKEDSIRIEPMADAPQRQESSEGRSRAPRREAGDHRERRDDRARETKGFEQRGKSHVERRPKFDDAPAFAKKKQHRNKPGHAEPPSVTPWPVKGAPGKKTKKKRRG, encoded by the coding sequence GTGTCTTTTCCGGCCCTGACCCCGCCGCTCGCCCGAGCTTTGGCCGAGCGGAACTATGATTCACCGACCCCCGTTCAGCTCGCCGTGCTTGCCCATGAAGCCGCCGGTCGCGACCTCCTGGTCTCGGCCCAGACCGGCTCCGGCAAAACCCTCGCTTATGGCCTCGCCATGGCCAAGGAACTGCTCGGCGATGCCGAGCAGTTCGCGCCCGCGGCCGCGCCGCTCGCGCTGATCGTGGCGCCGACCCGCGAGCTCGCCATGCAGGTTCAGCGCGAACTCGCCTGGCTCTATGGCCACACCGGCGGGCGCGTCGTCTCCTGTGTCGGCGGCATGGATCCGCGGCGCGAGCAGCGCGAGCTTGCGGCCGGGGCGCACATCGTGGTCGGAACGCCCGGCCGGCTCTGCGATCATTTGCGGCGCGGCCGTCTCGACATCTCCGAACTGACCACTGTCGTGCTCGACGAGGCCGACGAGATGCTCAATCTCGGCTTTCGCGAGGACATGGAATTCATCCTCGAGACCACGCCGGACACGCGCCGCACCCTGATGTTTTCGGCGACGTTCCCGCGCGGCATCGTCGCGCTGGCCAGGCAGTATCAGCGCAACGCCTTCCGGATCGAGGTCGCCGGCGACGAGGGCGGTCATGCCGATATCGAATATCGCGCCATCCGCATCGTGCCCGCCGACGTCGAGCATGCCGTCGTCAACGTGCTGCGCTTCTACGAGGCGCCCAGTGCGCTGGTGTTTTGCAGCACGCGCAACAACGTCAGGCATTTGCAGGCGGCGCTTTTGGAGCGCGGCTTTTCCGTCGTCGCTCTCTCGGGCGAATTGACGCAGAACGAGCGGACCCTGGCGCTGCAGTCGCTGCGGGACGGACGCGCCCGCGTTTGCGTGGCGACCGACGTTGCCGCCCGCGGTATCGATTTGCCGAGCCTCGACCTCGTCATTCACGCGGACCTGCCCAACGACGCCGAGGTGATGCAGCATCGCTCGGGCCGAACGGGGCGCGCCGGACGAAAGGGGACGAGCGTCCTCCTGGTGCCGCCCGCCCGCCGGCGGCGCGCGGAGCTGCTGCTCAATCTCGCAGGGGTCGACCCGGTCTGGGGAACGGCGCCGCAGGCGGACGAGATCCGCAAGCTCGATCATGAACGCATGAAGGACGTGCTGTTCACCGAGGAGACGACGGCCGACGATCTGGTGCTGGCGCAGGCGCTGCTCGCCGAGCGGTCGGCCGAGGATATCGCCGCGGCGCTCGCGCGGCTTTATCGCGCGCGGCTGCCGTCTCCCGAAGACATCATCGATCCCGGCGAGCGTAGCGGCAAGCCGCGCGACGATCGCGGCCGCGATAAATTTCAAGGCGAAGGCGGCGACGACCGCGCCGCAAGGCCGCGATCGAAGTCCGGAAAGGCGTCGTCGAAGCACGGCATGGAGGCGAGCGTCTGGTTCCGCGCCGCCATCGGACGCCGCAAGAATGCGGAGGCGCGCTGGCTGCTGCCGATGATCTGCCGTCGCGGCGGCATCGACAAGCGCGACATCGGCGCCATCAGGATCATGGATACCACCACCGAGTTCGAGATTTCCGAGCGGGTCGCGGACTCCTTCGCCGTCAAGATCAAGCGCCCGGACAAGGAAGACAGCATCCGCATCGAGCCGATGGCGGACGCGCCGCAGCGGCAGGAATCTTCGGAAGGACGGTCCCGCGCGCCCCGGCGCGAGGCCGGCGATCATCGTGAACGCCGCGACGATCGCGCGCGTGAGACGAAGGGATTCGAGCAACGCGGCAAGTCTCATGTCGAGCGCCGTCCGAAATTCGATGATGCTCCGGCTTTCGCAAAGAAAAAGCAGCATCGGAACAAGCCGGGCCACGCAGAGCCGCCGTCGGTCACGCCCTGGCCTGTGAAGGGTGCGCCCGGAAAGAAGACCAAGAAGAAACGTCGGGGCTAA
- a CDS encoding metallophosphoesterase family protein yields the protein MRLAVISDVHGNLAALEAVLADIKTRGVDRTVNLGDCVTSPLWPKETFEALQSLSLPTVRGNHDRWIEEFPDHKLSPAGLFARNALTAEQRRALHSLPSQIRLDEGILACHGTPEDDTTCLLEESLNDGRFVPARRELLAARLKSEPTARVVLCGHSHRQAVIQGPGDCLVLNPGSVGCPVFADIPFAANLEYRSPHARYAIITKGRKGWQAELLALEYDWEAASARALANNRPDWAQAMSSGYVK from the coding sequence ATGCGATTGGCAGTCATTTCCGATGTGCACGGCAACCTTGCGGCGCTCGAGGCGGTGCTGGCCGACATCAAGACGCGGGGAGTCGATCGTACAGTCAACCTCGGCGATTGCGTCACCAGCCCGTTGTGGCCGAAAGAGACTTTCGAAGCCCTCCAGTCGCTATCGTTGCCCACGGTGCGCGGAAACCACGATCGCTGGATCGAGGAGTTTCCGGACCACAAGCTTTCGCCGGCAGGCCTGTTCGCGCGCAACGCATTGACTGCGGAGCAGCGTCGCGCACTCCATAGCTTGCCGTCCCAAATTCGGCTCGACGAGGGAATCCTGGCCTGCCATGGCACGCCCGAGGACGATACGACGTGCCTGCTGGAAGAATCGCTCAATGACGGCCGCTTCGTGCCGGCACGCCGCGAACTCCTGGCGGCGCGTCTCAAGAGTGAGCCGACGGCTCGCGTCGTGCTGTGCGGCCATAGCCACCGCCAGGCGGTCATACAGGGTCCCGGCGACTGTCTGGTTCTCAATCCGGGGAGCGTTGGCTGCCCGGTTTTCGCGGACATTCCCTTTGCGGCAAACCTGGAATACCGCTCGCCTCACGCCCGCTACGCGATCATCACGAAGGGAAGAAAGGGCTGGCAGGCCGAACTTCTGGCGCTCGAATACGACTGGGAGGCCGCCTCGGCCCGTGCGCTCGCCAACAACCGCCCGGACTGGGCGCAGGCGATGTCATCTGGATACGTCAAATAG
- a CDS encoding cupin domain-containing protein, translating into MADGISLADKLATFQEFWSPRTITTFNDCDVMVVKVKGEFTWHKHDDTDDFFLVLKGNLDIELRDRTVTLGPGELYVVPKGVEHRPVAREEVHLMLIEPTGTPNTGDKATAAARKLA; encoded by the coding sequence ATGGCTGACGGAATTTCGCTTGCCGATAAGCTCGCGACGTTTCAGGAGTTCTGGTCGCCGCGCACGATCACCACCTTCAACGATTGCGACGTGATGGTGGTGAAGGTGAAGGGCGAGTTCACCTGGCACAAGCATGACGACACCGACGACTTCTTTCTCGTCCTGAAGGGCAATCTGGATATCGAGTTGCGGGACCGCACGGTGACGCTCGGGCCGGGTGAACTCTACGTCGTCCCCAAAGGCGTCGAGCATCGGCCGGTGGCGCGCGAGGAGGTTCACCTGATGCTGATCGAGCCGACCGGCACACCGAACACGGGCGACAAGGCCACGGCAGCCGCCCGCAAGCTCGCATAG
- a CDS encoding VOC family protein: protein MTNQGTQDPNLRTRSPFTAIRAIDYTVIFVRDMAAMRRFYEDVLALSVLRELSPNWIEYGIGSNTLVLARPSRTAADAPIPAGSALLQLAFKVSAAEVDACADELVRHRVALVSPPTDQPFGHRTLFFRDPDGNLLEIYAEI, encoded by the coding sequence ATGACAAATCAAGGGACTCAAGACCCTAACCTGCGCACCCGTTCCCCCTTCACAGCCATTCGCGCGATCGACTACACCGTCATCTTCGTGCGCGACATGGCCGCGATGCGCCGCTTCTATGAGGACGTGCTCGCCTTGTCCGTGCTGCGCGAGCTTTCGCCGAACTGGATCGAGTACGGCATCGGCAGCAACACGCTTGTGCTGGCACGGCCGAGCCGTACTGCTGCTGATGCGCCTATCCCGGCGGGCAGCGCCTTGCTGCAACTCGCGTTCAAGGTGTCGGCTGCCGAGGTCGACGCATGCGCCGACGAACTCGTTCGGCACCGTGTTGCGCTCGTGTCGCCACCGACGGACCAGCCGTTTGGTCATCGAACCCTGTTCTTCCGCGATCCCGACGGCAATTTGCTGGAGATCTATGCGGAGATCTGA
- a CDS encoding zinc-binding dehydrogenase codes for MDSIRVCTHAGPGSEPVIRTVPWPKVGRKAALIKVGACGVCGTDLHILKGHWPKPLPWPFTLGHELGGIIVECGAEFTEDFMSKPLTVGSKVMIPPLMPCGRCYYCIHYPQVANKCLTPVYYGRYLGFDKAPHMWGGWAEYVYVDLDMLPGTKIYKLPDDMSLRLGALSEPLTSCIRAFNRASRAGGFSWGDTVVIQGSGPIGILAVAAAKEMGAGRVICVGAPEEPRLKLAREFGAEATVNIEEVGSPQDRITRVREIVGGFGADLVMDCSGHPSAGPEGIEMLRDGGTYVEMGQFTDAGSIETSWHRICTKDLNVLGSWGFTGNDLPLGVDMLYRTRDKYPWLKMQTIYPFTEEGVAQAVKDAMAMKTVKSTIVPWPELVE; via the coding sequence ATGGACTCAATCCGCGTCTGCACCCACGCAGGGCCGGGCTCAGAACCCGTCATCCGCACCGTCCCGTGGCCGAAGGTCGGCCGCAAGGCCGCATTGATCAAGGTCGGCGCCTGCGGTGTCTGCGGCACCGATTTGCACATCCTCAAGGGACATTGGCCGAAGCCGCTGCCCTGGCCCTTCACGCTCGGCCACGAGCTCGGCGGAATCATCGTCGAATGCGGCGCGGAGTTCACCGAGGACTTCATGAGCAAGCCGCTGACCGTCGGATCGAAGGTCATGATCCCGCCGCTGATGCCCTGCGGCCGCTGCTATTACTGCATCCATTATCCGCAAGTGGCCAACAAATGCCTGACGCCGGTCTATTACGGCCGCTATCTCGGCTTCGACAAGGCGCCGCACATGTGGGGCGGCTGGGCCGAGTATGTTTATGTGGATCTCGACATGCTGCCCGGCACCAAGATCTACAAATTGCCCGACGACATGTCGCTGCGGCTGGGCGCGCTGTCAGAGCCGCTGACCTCCTGCATCCGCGCCTTCAACCGCGCCAGCCGCGCCGGCGGCTTCAGCTGGGGCGACACGGTGGTGATCCAGGGCTCGGGCCCGATCGGCATTTTGGCGGTCGCCGCCGCAAAGGAGATGGGGGCAGGGCGCGTGATCTGCGTCGGTGCGCCGGAGGAGCCGCGGCTCAAGCTCGCCCGCGAGTTCGGCGCGGAAGCGACCGTCAACATCGAAGAAGTCGGGTCGCCGCAGGATCGCATCACCCGCGTGCGCGAGATCGTTGGCGGCTTCGGCGCCGATCTCGTGATGGACTGCTCGGGACACCCCTCAGCCGGCCCCGAAGGCATCGAGATGCTGCGCGACGGCGGCACCTATGTCGAGATGGGCCAGTTCACCGACGCCGGCTCGATCGAGACGTCCTGGCACCGCATCTGCACCAAGGACCTCAACGTGCTGGGATCCTGGGGCTTTACCGGCAACGACCTGCCGCTCGGCGTCGACATGCTCTACCGAACCCGCGACAAATATCCGTGGCTGAAGATGCAGACGATCTATCCTTTCACGGAAGAAGGCGTCGCGCAGGCGGTGAAGGACGCAATGGCGATGAAGACGGTGAAGTCGACCATCGTGCCGTGGCCGGAACTGGTGGAGTGA
- a CDS encoding MFS transporter — MRNRWGILAILFVVRLTIAFQFQSVAAVAPLLQQTFGIGLADIGILIGLYFTPGVVLALPGSAIGRALGDKPTTIAALLLMMAGSLVMAATDIWGWQMAGRLASGAGGVLLTVQLTKMGTDWFAGKEIATAMAIFVNSWPAGVAISLLVLPAIGTAYGASAVFLAAGALTAIGTVLITLYQPPPGFTASATGSARLDSLALLAVIVAGAIWGLYNVGFAMIFSFGPTLLVERGWSIAAAGSAISLVLWLSVISVPAGGFIADRTKRPFALAVAASLMVALLLAWLPRTDAVIAIIVLIGLISGHPAGPIMSLPARVLAPETRAIGMGVFYTLFYAAMMLGPAVAGRLAKSAGSAAAALDLGALTVLACPPLMWLFERIVAVRHRRARS; from the coding sequence TTGCGCAATCGCTGGGGCATTCTTGCGATCCTGTTCGTCGTGCGCCTCACCATCGCGTTCCAGTTCCAGAGCGTGGCCGCGGTCGCGCCGCTGCTGCAACAGACCTTTGGTATCGGGCTCGCCGATATCGGCATCCTGATCGGGCTCTATTTCACGCCGGGCGTGGTGCTGGCGCTGCCGGGCAGCGCGATCGGCCGGGCGCTCGGCGATAAGCCGACCACGATCGCAGCGCTGCTGCTGATGATGGCCGGCAGCCTCGTCATGGCCGCCACCGACATCTGGGGCTGGCAGATGGCGGGCCGGCTCGCCTCCGGCGCCGGCGGCGTGCTGCTGACGGTGCAGCTCACCAAGATGGGCACCGACTGGTTCGCCGGCAAGGAAATCGCGACCGCGATGGCGATCTTCGTCAACTCGTGGCCAGCCGGCGTTGCGATCTCGCTGCTGGTGCTGCCGGCGATCGGCACCGCCTATGGTGCAAGCGCCGTATTCCTGGCGGCCGGCGCGCTGACCGCGATCGGCACTGTGTTGATCACGCTCTACCAGCCGCCCCCGGGCTTCACGGCGAGTGCGACCGGCTCGGCGCGCCTCGATTCCCTTGCCCTGCTGGCGGTGATCGTCGCAGGGGCGATCTGGGGCCTCTATAATGTCGGCTTCGCCATGATCTTCTCGTTCGGCCCCACGCTGCTGGTCGAACGCGGCTGGAGCATTGCCGCGGCAGGCTCCGCCATCAGCCTGGTGTTGTGGCTGTCGGTGATCTCGGTGCCGGCCGGCGGGTTCATCGCCGATCGCACCAAGCGGCCGTTCGCGCTTGCCGTCGCAGCGAGCCTCATGGTCGCGCTGCTGCTCGCTTGGCTGCCCAGGACGGACGCGGTGATCGCGATCATCGTCCTGATCGGCCTGATTAGCGGCCATCCCGCTGGCCCGATCATGAGCCTGCCCGCGAGGGTGCTCGCGCCGGAGACACGGGCGATCGGGATGGGTGTGTTCTACACTCTCTTTTATGCCGCGATGATGCTGGGGCCGGCGGTCGCCGGCCGGCTCGCCAAATCGGCCGGGTCCGCCGCGGCCGCGCTCGACCTCGGCGCACTGACGGTGCTGGCCTGCCCGCCCTTGATGTGGCTTTTCGAACGCATTGTTGCTGTTCGTCACCGCCGCGCCCGATCCTAA
- a CDS encoding PilZ domain-containing protein, which translates to MALANKKFLPATEERRRFQRVKVHLLGRYMLPDRREFPCQVINMSPGGLALLAPGIGNVGDRVVAYLDHIGRVEGKITRIIDNGFAMTVGATPRKRDKLAAQLTWLANRDILNLPEDRRHDRIVPRNPIAVLTLEDGTKMTCRIIDLSLSGAAIAAENRPPLKSTVLLGRVQGRVVRNLEDGFALEFLHAQPIETLEESVTAR; encoded by the coding sequence ATGGCGTTGGCGAACAAAAAATTTCTTCCGGCCACCGAGGAGCGTCGGCGCTTCCAGCGGGTGAAGGTGCACCTGCTCGGCCGCTACATGCTGCCGGACCGCCGCGAATTCCCCTGCCAGGTGATCAACATGTCGCCCGGCGGGCTCGCCCTGCTCGCCCCCGGCATCGGCAATGTCGGCGACCGCGTGGTCGCCTATCTCGACCATATCGGCCGCGTCGAGGGCAAGATCACGCGCATCATCGACAACGGCTTCGCCATGACGGTCGGTGCCACGCCCCGCAAGCGCGACAAGCTCGCGGCGCAGCTCACCTGGCTCGCCAACCGCGACATCCTCAATCTGCCGGAGGATCGCCGCCACGACCGTATCGTGCCGCGCAACCCGATCGCGGTGCTGACGCTCGAGGACGGCACCAAGATGACCTGCCGCATCATCGACCTCTCGCTGTCAGGCGCGGCCATCGCCGCGGAGAACCGGCCGCCGCTGAAATCGACGGTCCTGCTCGGCCGGGTCCAGGGCCGCGTGGTCCGAAACCTCGAAGACGGCTTCGCGTTGGAGTTCCTCCACGCACAGCCGATCGAAACTCTCGAAGAGAGCGTTACCGCGCGGTAA
- a CDS encoding transglutaminase-like cysteine peptidase, with protein sequence MLDFRGQGKGLALAAMLFGISAAAQAGEGRLLYASLGDATRAPIGWVEFCADNAAQCRGAPTQPRDIVMSQHAWRDLVKVNRWVNETIKPLTDQEHWGVIEKWSLPTDGYGDCEDYVLLKRKMLIDAGWPREALLITVVRDKKGEGHAVLTVKTDKGEFVLDNQNENVVAWTETGYRFIKRQSQSDPNVWVSLGDTKPAVATASARD encoded by the coding sequence ATGTTGGACTTCAGAGGACAGGGGAAAGGGCTGGCGCTGGCCGCCATGCTCTTCGGGATCAGCGCAGCAGCGCAGGCCGGCGAAGGCCGCCTGCTCTACGCGAGCCTCGGTGACGCCACGCGCGCACCGATCGGCTGGGTCGAGTTCTGTGCGGACAATGCCGCCCAGTGCCGGGGCGCGCCGACGCAGCCGCGCGACATCGTGATGTCGCAGCATGCATGGCGCGACCTCGTCAAGGTCAATCGCTGGGTCAACGAGACGATCAAGCCTTTGACCGACCAGGAGCACTGGGGCGTGATCGAGAAGTGGTCGCTGCCGACCGACGGTTACGGCGACTGTGAAGACTACGTGCTGCTGAAGCGCAAGATGCTGATCGACGCCGGATGGCCGCGCGAGGCCCTGCTCATCACCGTCGTGCGCGACAAGAAGGGCGAAGGCCACGCGGTGCTGACGGTGAAGACCGACAAAGGCGAGTTCGTTCTCGACAATCAGAACGAGAACGTCGTTGCCTGGACGGAGACCGGCTACCGCTTCATCAAGCGCCAGTCGCAGAGCGATCCCAACGTCTGGGTCTCGCTCGGCGACACCAAGCCGGCGGTCGCCACCGCCAGCGCAAGAGACTAG